The genomic window GGAGAACAACCGGCGCGAGATTTCCTCCGGGTTCCTGCCGGTGTTGTGGGCCGTGGCGCTGCTGGGGCTGGCGGTGGGCGGGATGGTCGTGGCGCTGATGAGCTACGCCGCGGTTCTGGAGAAGCGCGCCGACTACGCGCTGCTCGCGGCCCTCGGCGGCAGCGACGCGCGGCGCCTGGGCGTGCTGCTACAGCAGTCGCTGGGCGCCTCGCTGGCCGGCGCGGCCGTCGGGCTGGTGCTGCTCGTGGCGCTGGAGCATCTCCTGCCGCTGCTGGTGCCCGAAATCGAATTGCAGGTGGGCATCCCGCTGGCGGGCGCCGCGGTGGCCGGAGCGGTGGCGATGGCCGTCCTGGGTGCGTGGATCCCCGCGCGCCTGGCGGTGAACGTGCCGCCCATGGAGGCGCTGAGGCGATGAAAGCGAACGCGGAGATCCTGCTCGAGGGAGTGGGCCGCACATTTCCGGGCCCGGCGCCGCTGCACGCGCTGAAAGGCGTGTCGCTGGAGGTGGAGCGCGGCGCGTTCTGCCTGGTGCAGGGCCCCAGCGGCAGCGGCAAGACCACCCTGCTGGCGCTCACCGGAGGCCTGGACCGCCCCACGGCGGGGCGCGTTCACGTGGCGGGCCAGGAGCTCACCACGCTGCGCGAGCGCTGGCTGCTCGAGTTCCGGCGCACCCAGGTGGGCTTCGTGTTCCAGGACTTCCGTCTCCTGGACGTGCTCACCGCGGAGGAGAACGTGCGCCTGGGGCTGGAACTGCGCGGCTGGCGCGCGCGCGAGGCGCGCGCCACGGCTCGCGAGATGCTGGAACGCCTCGGCCTTGGCGCACGCCGTTCCGCTCCGGTGAAGCTCCTCTCGGGCGGAGAGAAGCAGCGCGTGGCCGTGGCCCGGGCCCTGGCCGGCGGCCCGCGGGTGCTGCTGGCCGACGAACCCACCGCCAACCTGGACTGGGAATCGGGCCGCGCCGTGGTGCAGGCCATGCGCGAGATCGCGCGCGAGCGCGCCGCCACGGTGATGGCGGTCAGTCACGACGCCCGGCTGACCGAGTACGCCGACCAGGTGATCGAACTGGTGGATGGAAGGGTGAACGGATTGCCCGCCGCACGAGAGGAGATCGCGTCATGAGCCTGGTGCCCGAAGACTGGGGATTCACGACCGGGCCGGTCGGCGGCCTGGAGATCGGCGGGGTGTCCGCCGAGGCGCTCGCGCGCCGGCACGGCACGCCGCTGCACGCGGTGGACGAAGCCGGCCTGCGCGCGCGCGCCGCGCGGCTGCGCCGTGCGTTCGAGACGGCCTGGCCCGGCCCGGTGTCGGCGCACTACGCCTTCAAGTGCAACAACACGCCCGGAGTGGTGGAGATGCTGCTCGCCGAGGGCCTCCTTCCGGAAGTCGGCACCCCGTACGAATGGGAGCTGGCGCGCCGCCTGGGCTGCGCGCCCGCGGACATGCTGGTCAACGGCCCGCACAAGGGCGCGCTGCTGGAAACCGCCGCGCACGAGGGCGCGGGCCTGGTGGTGCTGGATGGACCGCAAGAATTGGACGCGGCGCGCGCCGCCGCCCGCCGCGCAGGCCGACCCATCCCGGTGCTGCTGCGGGTCAACCCGGACTGCGTGCCGAAGGGAATGAACCGCGCCTCCGCCACCGGTTCGCGCACCGGCAGCGTGTTCGGCTTCGACTTCGTATCCGGCGAGGTGCGTGCCGCCCTGGAAACCCTGCGCGGCTCCGCAGAACTCATCTTCGAGGGCTTCCACTGCCACGCGGGCACCGGCATCCGCCGCCCGCACGACTACGCCGCGCCCATGGAGGTGCTGGCCGAGTGCGCCGCGCAGGCCGCGCGACTTGGGCTGCCGGTGCGCGTGATGGACGTAGGCGGGGGTTTCGGCGTGCCCACCAGCCGCGAGTTCGACACCGCGGAATTCCTGGTGTACCAGGCGGCCGGCCGGCTGCCGAAGCCGCCGGATGCGGGCGGGTTCCCGGCAATCGAGGAGTTCGCGGCGGCCATCTCCGAATCGCTGCTCGATAGCCTGCGCCGCCACGGCCTGCCCGCGCCACGGTTGGTGGTGGAGCCCGGACGCTCCGTGACCAGCGGTGCCGCCGCGCTGCTGCTCACCGTGGGTTCCCTCAAGCGCCGCGAGGGCGTGGGGACGTGGGCCATCACCGACGGCGGCACCGGCACGGTGGCCTTCCCGCTGCACTACGAGTACCACGAGATCCTCCTGTGCCGCGCGCCGCGTGCGCCGCGCACCGCACGCTACTCGCTGGTGGGCCCCGCCTGCTTCAGCGCCGACTGGCTGTATCGCAACAAGGCGATGCCCGAACTGCGCGTCGGCGACGTGCTCGCCGTTTGCGATGCGGGCGCGTACTTCACGGTCCAGGAATCCAACTTCGGCTTCCCGCGTCCGGCCATGGTGGCCGTGCGTGATGGCCACGCGCGCCTGCTGCGCCGCCGCGAGACCTTCGAGGACATGACCGCCCGCGACACGGGCTGGGAGACACGCCATGACGAACATCGCGAGCCCGCAGAGTGTGCCACCGCATAGCGCGGCGCCGCGGATTGCAGTCCGCGGCGTTCATCCCGGGGCTTGCGGCAGTAGTCCCGCCACGCGCGGCGACGAACTCGCGGTGCGCCGGCTCGGCCCGGAAGACCGCGCGGGCGCCGCAGCCATCGCCCGCGAGGCGTTTCGCGGAAACCGGTTCTACCACCGCGCCCTGGGCCTGGATGAAGACGCCTTCGCCGCCTACTGGGATGAGTTCATGGCCCTGGCGCTCAAGGACCCCGGCGCGCGGGTGTTCGGCGCCGAGTGGCGCGGAACGCTGTGCGGCGTACTGGTGGCCGCCCGTCACGAATTCCCGCAGGCCGGGGCGGCCGCGGTGTTCCTGCTGACGCTCGCGCGGCGTATCGGCCCACGCGGGCTGGCCCGCTACCTCTGCTTCGTCGGCGCCTACGAGCGCGCCATGCGACGCCCCCGCGCGGAGTGCCGCCTGGAAGCCCGCGGTCTGTGGCTGATGGCCTCTCCGCGCGCCGCGGTGCGCGTGGGACCTTCGCTGATGCGCGCGGCTGTTGCGGCGATGCGCGACGAAGGATGCGTGCTCTACACCGGCTTCGTGGATGCGGACAACGAGGCGCTGCTGGCGTTCTATCGCCGGTTGTACTTCGTGCCCGGAAGGTGCTTCCGGTTCGCCGGCGGATGGGCCGTGATCGTCGAACGGCGCGAGGTATCGTCGCCGGCGAGGCAGGGGGCGCTCCCATGCTGAAGTCGCGCGTGCACGAATCCGTCGCGGATCTCGACCCGCGGCGCTGGGACGCGCTGGGCAGCGATCCGTTCGGCTCCCACGCGACGCTGGCCGCGCTCGAAGTGGCGGGACTTCCCGGGGTGCGCATGCGCTACGTCACCCTGGAGGACGGCGCCGGCCGCTGGTTGGCGGCCGCTCCGGTGGCGCGCGTGGAGGTGGATGCGGGCCGCCTCACGCACGGGCTCTTCCACTCACTGGTGACCGGCGTGCGACGGGTGCGCCCGGGTTTCCTCTACACCGCCCTCATGGTGTGCGGCGCACCGCTTTCAGTGGGCAATGAGCCGGTGCGCACGGCGGCCGGGGCGGACCTGGCGGGGGTGCTCGGCGCGCTCGCAGGCGTGCTGGTGGAACTGGCGCACGAGGCACACGCGCCGTGGGCGGCATTCAAGGAGTTTCGCACCGCCGAGCCGGCCGGCGCGGCCCTCAAGCCGCGCGGCTGGATCATGGCGCCGGGGGAGACCAACTTCGTGCTCGACCTGCGCTGGAGTGCGTACTCCGGCTACCTGGCCGGCCTGCGCAGCGACTATCGCTACAAGGTGCGCAGGTCGGAGCGCGCGATGTGTGCCGCGGAGGTCACCGTGGACCTGGTTCCGCTGGCCGAGGGTTACACCGAGGGCGTGCACCCGCTGTACGAGGCGGTGGTGGATCGCGCCGAGGTCCGCCTGGAGCGGCTCACGGCGCGCTTCTTCCAGGAATTCGGCCGCTCCCACGGCGCCGCCGCGCAACTGCTCCGCTTCCGCCGCGACGGCCGCGTGGTGGGCTGGGTGGCCCTGCTCTTCGACGGGCCCGTGGTGTACGACATGTTCCACGGCATTGACTACGCCGTGAACGCGGAGTGCGACCTCTACTTCAATCAGCTCGCGTGGGTGGTGCGCACCGCGATCGAAAGCGGCTCGGCCGTCCTTTCGATGGGCCAGAGCACCGCGATGGCCAAGACGCGCTTCGGGGCCCGCCCCGACCCGCGCTGGACCGCGGTGCGCAACGCCAGCGGCCCGGCCAACACGCTGCTGCGCGCGGGCCAGGCGGCGCTGTTCCCGACGGCGGCCGTGCCGCGGCGCCGGGTGTTCGCGGAGGAGCCGTGCGTGACTTCGTGATCACGTGCGCGATGACGGAGGGGCCGTGCGCCATCTCGTGATCGTCGGCACTCGCGCGGGTCGCGCACGTGCGGCCGGAATCCACGAGCGTCTGCGCGCGGTCATGGGCGACGACACGTGGATGCTGCTGCTGGACCCCTCTTCCGCGGAAATCCACGCCCTCGTCCGGCTCAATCCCGGTCTCCGCGCGGTGGTGGTGGTGGGGGGCGATGGGACTGTGAACCGGGTGCTGCGCGCGCTGCCCGTGGGCAGCCCGCCGCTGGCGATCCTGCCCGCCGGCACCGCCAACGACTTCGCCTCCGCGCTGGGGGTGCCGCCCGAGTGGCACGAGGCCGCGGAGGTGCTGCGCTCCGGCGTGCTGCGCCACGTGGATCTGCTGACCGTCAACGGCAGGCCCTTCGTCACGTGCGGCGGGCTCGGAGTGGCGGCGGAGGCGGCGGATCGCGTGGCACGCTGGCGCCATGAGTGGCGCGGCGGGAACGCAGGCGCTGGCCCTGGCGCTTCAATCGGCCGCACGCTCGTCGCGGTGCCCGCAGCCCGCGCCCTTGGCGCGCTGGGTTGGATCATCTACCCACTGGCCGCGGCGCGCGAGTTCCTGGGACCTCGGCGCCTCCCGCGCCTGCACCTTTCCTGCGGGGGCGGAACCTGGGAGTCGGAGGCCCTGGCGCTGCTGTTCAGCAACCAGCCCCGCTTCGGAGGGCGCTTCGTGGGCTCGCCGGGCGCCGTCCACGACGACGGATGGATGGATGTGTGCGCCATCGCGGCACCGAAGAGTCGCCTCGGCATGTTCCGTGTGCTGGCGCGCACGCTGCAGGGCCGCGCAGCCGGGCTTCCCGAGGTGTGGCAGGCGCGCGAGACGCGGGTCACCGTGGA from Candidatus Eisenbacteria bacterium includes these protein-coding regions:
- a CDS encoding ABC transporter ATP-binding protein — its product is MKANAEILLEGVGRTFPGPAPLHALKGVSLEVERGAFCLVQGPSGSGKTTLLALTGGLDRPTAGRVHVAGQELTTLRERWLLEFRRTQVGFVFQDFRLLDVLTAEENVRLGLELRGWRAREARATAREMLERLGLGARRSAPVKLLSGGEKQRVAVARALAGGPRVLLADEPTANLDWESGRAVVQAMREIARERAATVMAVSHDARLTEYADQVIELVDGRVNGLPAAREEIAS
- a CDS encoding GNAT family N-acetyltransferase, yielding MLKSRVHESVADLDPRRWDALGSDPFGSHATLAALEVAGLPGVRMRYVTLEDGAGRWLAAAPVARVEVDAGRLTHGLFHSLVTGVRRVRPGFLYTALMVCGAPLSVGNEPVRTAAGADLAGVLGALAGVLVELAHEAHAPWAAFKEFRTAEPAGAALKPRGWIMAPGETNFVLDLRWSAYSGYLAGLRSDYRYKVRRSERAMCAAEVTVDLVPLAEGYTEGVHPLYEAVVDRAEVRLERLTARFFQEFGRSHGAAAQLLRFRRDGRVVGWVALLFDGPVVYDMFHGIDYAVNAECDLYFNQLAWVVRTAIESGSAVLSMGQSTAMAKTRFGARPDPRWTAVRNASGPANTLLRAGQAALFPTAAVPRRRVFAEEPCVTS
- a CDS encoding NAD(+)/NADH kinase; translated protein: MRHLVIVGTRAGRARAAGIHERLRAVMGDDTWMLLLDPSSAEIHALVRLNPGLRAVVVVGGDGTVNRVLRALPVGSPPLAILPAGTANDFASALGVPPEWHEAAEVLRSGVLRHVDLLTVNGRPFVTCGGLGVAAEAADRVARWRHEWRGGNAGAGPGASIGRTLVAVPAARALGALGWIIYPLAAAREFLGPRRLPRLHLSCGGGTWESEALALLFSNQPRFGGRFVGSPGAVHDDGWMDVCAIAAPKSRLGMFRVLARTLQGRAAGLPEVWQARETRVTVESDQPVRFFGDGEILDVGTRFVVEVRPAALRVLAPVAAQQAIREAM